The following proteins come from a genomic window of Rutidosis leptorrhynchoides isolate AG116_Rl617_1_P2 chromosome 10, CSIRO_AGI_Rlap_v1, whole genome shotgun sequence:
- the LOC139870630 gene encoding uncharacterized protein has protein sequence MTAPIAGETLILYFAASKEAISSVLIADRGQVQMHVYFVSNALTGSESNYPAIEKLVYALVHTARHLRRYFQVHPIMVLTDQPIKQVLYKPEKSGRMAKRAIELGENEISFSPRSAVKWQVLADYLAETAGDIEVSYESKQIPPLPEQLWEMHIDGACGPEGVGAGIVLKSLEGEEYTFALRFSFPVTNNEAEYEALLSGMRVAKYLEVKELSVYVDSQLVANQFNGIFEAHDESMQKYLKLVQELAVDFDLFQITQEVKVKYIDTDSVSAAVEVEEQSWMTPIVEFLNKGTLPIDSTEARKIKMKASMYLLDKGILYRKSFLGPHLRCLNPTQAELIIREVHEGMCALHSGHKTVASKIMRLGYYWTSMYRDAAEFGIPNEIVSDNGTQFEDNPFSDWCQELNIKQTFTSVAHPQANGQCKVTNRDIVLGMKAVIPAKINVTTMRTASFDESSKSEELRENLNLVEERREIAAIKEAINKQRITSYYNKGAQPLSFQLDDLVWRKNEAIRVEDTGKLGPKWEGPYKVIGVSDNGAYRLASLD, from the exons ATGACTGCACCGATTGCGGGAGAAACGTTGATACTTTACTTTGCAGCATCAAAAGAAGCGATAAGTTCAGTATTGATAGCGGATAGGGGACAG GTACAAATGCATGTATATTTTGTTAGCAATGCTTTAACAGGAAGCGAATCAAATTACCCTGCAATTGAAAAACTGGTTTATGCACTCGTGCATACAGCTAGACACTTAAGGAGGTATTTCCAAGTGCATCCAATAATGGTCCTAACAGACCAACCAATAAAGCAG GTGCTGTACAAACCAGAAAAATCTGGTCGCATGGCCAAACGGGCTATTGAATTAGGTGAGAATGAGATAAGCTTCTCACCAAGAAGTGCGGTAAAATGGCAAGTCCTAGCGgattatctggctgaaacagcCGGAGATATCGAAGTCTCGTATGAATCAAAACAAATACCACCTCTGCCCGAACAGCTGTGGGAAATGCACATAGATGGGGCTTGTGGCCCAGAAGGCGTAGGGGCAGGAATAGTCCTGAAAAGTCTAGAAGGAGAAGAATATACCTTCGCACTGCGTTTTAGCTTCCCTGTAACAAACAATGAAGCTGAGTATGAAGCGTTGTTATCTGGAATGCGAGTAGCAAAATATTTGGAGGTAAAAGAACTGTCAGTGTATGTTGACTCGCAACTAGTTGCAAACCAATTTAACGGGATATTTGAAGCACATGATGAATCGATGCAAAAATATCTGAAACTTGTGCAAGAGCTTGCGGTAGACTTTGATTTATTCCAGATAACTCAG GAAGTGAAAGTTAAATATATTGACACAGACAGTGTATCCGCTGCAGTTGAGGTAGAGGAGCAGAGTTGGATGACACCGATAGTGGAGTTTCTGAATAAAGGTACATTGCCAATAGATTCAACAGAAGCAAGAAAGATTAAAATGAAAGCATCGATGTATTTGTTAGATAAAGGAATTCTATATAGAAAGTCTTTTTTGGGACCCCATTTGCGGTGTCTTAATCCAACTCAAGCAGAGTTAATCATACGGGAAGTGCACGAGGGAATGTGCGCTTTGCACTCAGGGCACAAAACAGTGGCGtccaaaataatgcggctaggatactATTGGACATCAATGTACAGAGATGCTGCAGAG tttggaataccaaatgaaatagtaagTGACAATGGTACACAGTTTGAAGATAATCCATTTAGTGATTGGTGCCAAGAGCTGAACATAAAGCAAACATTCACATCAGTTGCACACCCCCAGGCGAACGGCCAGTGTAAGGTCACAAATCGGGATATCGTGTTAGGAATGAAA GCTGTAATACCCGCGAAAATAAATGTGACAACTATGCGCACAGCttccttcgatgaaagtagcaaAAGTGAAGAATTGCGTGAAAATCTAAACTTAGTAGAAGAGCGCAGGGAAATAGCGGccataaaagaagcaatcaacaaacaAAGAATCACGAGCTACTACAATAAGGGTGCacaaccattatctttccaattGGATGACTTGGTGTGGCGAAAAAATGAAGCAATCAGAGTAGAGGACACGGGTAAACTCggaccaaaatgggaaggaccataCAAGGTTATTGGCGTAAGCGATAATGGGGCGTATCGACTAGCAAGTTTAGATTGA